The following are encoded in a window of Amaranthus tricolor cultivar Red isolate AtriRed21 chromosome 2, ASM2621246v1, whole genome shotgun sequence genomic DNA:
- the LOC130806897 gene encoding dof zinc finger protein DOF3.1 encodes MQDPSSLLVFPQLKQPEFPEFPEQEQLKCPRCDSNNTKFCYYNNYNLSQPRHYCKNCKRYWTKGGSLRNIPIGGGTRKITKRTSSKQRSSTDPGPDLNLAKPKGSGVVGISMVSEGQFGNMILEDMGLNGLKTGQGNGSDLNLGLELLHENNGSTSEGLILGGGDQSFWNGTNNGWPDLAIHTPGSKFQ; translated from the coding sequence aTGCAAGATCCATCATCATTATTAGTATTTCCACAACTAAAACAACCAGAATTTCCAGAATTTCCAGAACAAGAACAACTAAAATGCCCAAGATGTGATTCAAATAATACCAAATTCTGCTATTACAATAACTATAATCTTTCTCAACCTCGCCATTATTGTAAAAATTGCAAAAGATATTGGACTAAAGGTGGTTCTCTTAGGAACATTCCTATCGGTGGTGGTACCCGCAAAATCACCAAACGTACCTCTTCAAAACAGCGTTCTTCTacggatccgggtccggatctgaACTTGGCAAAGCCAAAAGGAAGCGGGGTGGTGGGTATCAGTATGGTATCAGAAGGGCAATTTGGTAATATGATACTAGAGGATATGGGCTTAAATGGGTTGAAAACGGGTCAGGGTAATGGATCGGATCTGAATCTGGGTTTGGAGTTGTTACATGAGAATAATGGTTCAACATCAGAAGGGTTGATTTTGGGTGGTGGTGATCAATCTTTTTGGAATGGTACTAATAATGGATGGCCTGATCTTGCTATTCACACACCAGGTTCTAAATTTCagtaa
- the LOC130806896 gene encoding ceramide synthase LOH2 produces the protein MEYFLKPSGAPEASHFLIAIYFSFLFVGARFIFDKFIFRRLAIWLLRNGRPASLMFDDATRAKIIKCSESLWKLTYYAIVEASILRISYSEPWFRDTQKYFKGWPDQELKFPLKLYYMCQCGFYLYSIAALVTWETRRKDFSVMMSHHVITVLLIGISYITRFFRIGSIILALHDASDVFMEAAKVFKYSNKELAASVFFGFFALSWLLLRLIFYPFWVISASSYDLQFCLKLSDPYHRALYYVFNTMLIMLLVFHVYWWILICSMIMRQLKNKGKVGEDIRSDSDDD, from the exons ATGGAATATTTCTTGAAACCCAGTGGTGCTCCGGAGGCTTCACATTTCCTTATAGCGATctatttctcttttctttttgttgGTGCTAGGTTCATCTTTGACAAATTTATCTTTCGT AGGCTAGCCATATGGTTGTTGCGTAATGGAAGACCTGCTTCTCTGATGTTTGATGATGCTACAAGAGCAAAAATCATCAAGTGTTCCGAGTCATTATGGAAGCTTACTTACTATGCAATAGTGGAGGCATCAATTCTTCGCATTTCCTACAGTGAACCATGGTTTAGAGATACACAGAAGTATTTTAAAGGATGGCCCGATCAAGAGCTTAA GTTTCCTTTGAAACTTTATTATATGTGCCAATGCGGGTTCTACCTCTACAGTATCGCTGCCCTTGTTACATGGGAAACTCGAAGGAAGGATTTCTCAGTGATGATGTCTCACCATGTTATCACCGTTCTTCTAATAGGCATCTCATATATTACACG GTTTTTCAGAATCGGATCAATTATATTAGCACTGCATGATGCGAGTGATGTTTTTATGGAAGCTgctaaagtttttaaatattcgAATAAAGAGCTTGCAGCAAGTGTATTCTTTGGTTTTTTTGCTCTTTCATGGCTCTTGTTACGGCTCATATTCTATCCTTTCTGGGTGATAAGCGCTTCCAG CTATGATCTCCAATTTTGCTTGAAGCTTTCAGACCCATATCATAGGGCTCTCTACTATGTCTTCAACACCATGTTGATCATGCTGCTTGTTTTCCATGTGTACTGGTGGATACTCATATGCTCAATGATAATGCGGCAGctgaaaaataaaggaaaagttggCGAAGACATAAGATCAG ATTCAGATGACGATTAG